The DNA window ACGGACGTAGACGGAAATGAGTACATTGACTATCTATGTGCCTATGGCCCCATCATCATCGGCTACCGTGAAGCGGAAATTGATCATGCCGTACAAAAACAAGTGAACGACAAAGGATTTTGCTTTTCGCTGACCCAACCTCAACAGAGCGAATTGGTACGCAAGCTGCAAAAGGTTATTCCATCTTGTGAGATGGCAGCATTGGTGAAGACCGGTAGTGACGCCACCACCATCGCCATTCGCGTAGCCAGAGCCTACACCGGCAAAACCAAGATCGCCCGTTGTGGTTATCACGGTTGGCACGATTGGTGCGTGGAGGTAAAGGGCGGTATCCCGGAAAAGCTATATGAAGACGTTTTGGAATTCCATTATAATGATCTTGATGGTCTGGAAGCTATCTTAAAAGCCAATAAAGACGACATGGCCGCCATCATCGTAACCCCCGTGGGGCACCCGATGGCAGCTCCGGTTCAGATGCCCAAACCCGGTTATCTGGAAGGTGTTCGCGCTTTGGCGGATAAATATAATGCGCTCTTGATCTTCGACGAAATCCGCAGCGGCTTCAGAGTATCCCTGGGCGGAGCGCAGGAGTATTTTGGCGTAACTCCGGATCTCTCCACCTTTGGAAAAGCCATGGCAAACGGTTATGCCATAGCAGCCCTGGTGGGGAAACGCGACCCCATGATGGTGTTGGCAGACAAAGTGTTTCTGTCCTCCACTTTCTTCCCAAATAGCGACAGCATCGTAGCTGCACTGAAGACCATCGAAATTTTGGAACGTGACAAAGTCTTGGACGTGATCAAAGCAAAAGGCGAAAAATTCGCTGCCGAAGTACAAAAAGTGATCGATGAATCCAGTATGCCGGTGGAATTCTCCGGAGCTCCGTGGATGCCCTTCATCACTTTCCCGAAAGACGAAAACGGCCTTTACAAAAAGCTGAGAACTGAATTCTATACTCAGTTGATACGGCGAAAAGTGTTCCTGCAACCATATCATCACGGTTACATCTGCTACCGTCATACGGAAGAAGATCTGGCCTACACGGTTGCCTCCATCAAAGAATCTCTGCACGAACTGAAGAGAATGATCTAGGGGAGGTCTTTGTGGCAAAATACATCTTCGTAATGGGAGGAGTGCTATCATCCTTGGGCAAAGGTATAGCCACTGCATCCATCGGATTGCTGCTAAAATCTATGGGCTATAAAGTGGTGTTACAAAAATTTGACCCCTACTTGAATGTTGACCCGGGTACTATGAGCCCCTTCCAGCATGGAGAAGTATTTGTGACCGACGACGGTGCCGAAACAGACCTTGATCTGGGACATTATGAACGCTTTGTGGATGAGGCACTTAGCTCTGCAAGCAGTTGCAGTGCCGGACAGATATATGAAAGCGTGATAATGAACGAGCGCAAGGGCACTTATCTGGGAAAAACCGTACAGGTTATCCCTCATGTAACTAACGAAATCAAACGCCGGATAACACGTTTATCCGAAGATAAAGACATCGTGATCACCGAGATCGGAGGCACAGTGGGCGACATCGAAAGCCTGCCTTTTTTGGAGGCTGTGCGTCAACTGCGCCTTGATCTCGGGGTTCATAATACCCTGAACATCCTGCTTACTTATGTGCCCTACATCAAGACTGCAGGAGAACTGAAAACCAAGCCTTCACAACATAGTGCTTACAAACTGCGTGAGATCGGTATCCAGCCGGATATCCTGCTTTGCCGTAGTGAAAAGACCTTTGACGATGAAATCTACTCCAAGATCGCACTCTTTACAAACGTTCCCAAAGAAAGTGTGATCAATGCTATCGACGTGAAATGCGTTTACGAGATACCGCTGATCTATCAGAAAGCGAACTTGCCGGCGATAATCTGCCGGCATTTCAATATGGAGAGCCCTGAAGTGGACTTAGAGGACTGGCAGCATTTCCTTACCAACCAGCAGAATAGCGAAGGTGAAGTAAACATAGCAGTTTGCGGAAAGTATGTGAAACACCACGATGCTTACAAAAGCGTTGTGGAAGCTCTGATGCATGCCGCGGCAAATCAGAGAAAGAAACTGAACATCAAATGGGTGGATTCCGAGCGGAACTTCAAGCCTACGGATTTGGATAATGAACTGAAGGATATTGACGGGATCCTGATTCCCGGTGGCTTTGGCATACGGGGTATCGAAGGAAAGATTAACATCGCCAATTTTGCCCGCACCCGAAACATCCCACTATTGGGCATCTGCCTGGGCATGCAAGTGATGGCAATTGAGTATGCCCGCAATGTGTGCAAACTCAGCGATGCCAATAGTACTGAATTTGATGAAATGAATCCCCATCCGGTCATCCATTTGATGGAAGATCAGCGCTACATCGATCTCGTGGGCGGCTCCATGCGCTTGGGCGCTTATAAATGCAAGATCAGCCCGGACAGCCTTGCTCATAGGGCTTATGGCAGTTTACTGATCAGTGAACGCCACCGTCATCGCTATGAGTTTAATAATGATTATCGGGAGATATTGAGCAGTGCCGGATTGAAGTTGAGCGGAGTATCCGAAGAGGATCTTTTGGTAGAAATTTTGGAGTATCCCGGCAATGATTTCTATCTCGGCGTACAGTTTCATCCGGAATTTAAAAGCCGCCCAAATCGCCCGCATCCTCTCTTCGTAGAACTGGTAAAAGCCTCAATAAAGGGATAAATGGCGATCATTGTTAAGAAATTTGGCGGCACCTCGGTGGGAAGTGTGGAACTGATCCGCTCTATTGCCAAAAAGCTGGCCAAATCTTATCATCGCGGCGATCAACTGGTGGTGGTGGTATCTGCCATGGCCAAAACAACCGACAATCTGTTCAGCCTGGCTTATGAGATCAGTACACATCCCAGCCGACGGGAAATGGATATGCTTCTTACTGCCGGTGAGCGCATTAGCATGTCCCTGCTTTCACTCTCGTTGTATGAAGAAGGCATCCCCTCGATCTCTTTTACTGGTTCACAGAGCGGGATTATTACAGACGATCATCATGGTAATGCCAAGATATTGAAAGTAAATGCATTTCGCATCCATGAAGAACTTGCTAAGGATAAAGTGGTGATTGTAGCTGGTTTTCAGGGTGTGAGCACCACCAAAGAGATAACTACTCTGGGAAGAGGCGGTTCCGATACCTCAGCGGTTGCTTTAGCCTGTTATTTGGGAGCGGATAAATGTGAGATATATACCGATGTGGCAGGAGTCTATAGTGCGGATCCCAGGATCGTACCCCAAGCCCGCTTTATTCCTGAAATCGGCTATCTGGATATGCTGGCCCTCAGTTACAACGGCTCCAAGGTCTTGCATCCTCGCGCGGTAGAATTTGCCTGCCGCTACAAAGTCCGTGTGGAAATAAAGAGTTCCTTCACTTTCGAGGCAGGAACCCTGATCAAACAAGAAGAAAACCCAAAGGATTCACAAATGGAAGAACGCATAGTAACCGCTATAGCACATAAAGACAACATCTTGCGCTACCGGATAGCAACAGATTCCGGAGTCTTGCAACTGCTGGAGAAATGGCACAACGAAATCTATAAGATCAATATGGTAGAGCAGGCTCTGGAATTGTATATCGAAGAGAAATACGAATCTGAAGTGGACTATATCTTGCAGGAGTCGAAGATTTCGATAACAGACAAGAGTCGGGACATCGGCTTTGTGATCCTGGTGGGGTTGGGTTTGGCAGCTGATCCTGCGTTTATAGCCAGAGTGCTGAAGCTGTGTGCCAATTCTCATCTGACCCGCATCTCACACAGTGAACGGAGTGTGGAATTGATGCTGCCTGCTCCTCAGGTGGCAAAGACAGTAGCCAGTTTACATCAGGAATTCTTTGGGGATAAGGTATGAAATACATTGTAACCAGCGCTCTACCTTATGCTAATGGCAAGCTTCATGTGGGGCATGTAGCCGGAGCATATCTCCCGGCTGATATATTTGTGCGTTATCTACGCCTGCAAAAGGAAGACGTGATCTACATCTGCGGTACAGATGAACACGGTACTCCGATCTCGATCTCGGCAGATAAAGAAGGTGTACCGGCCATTGACGTAGTCAAACGCTATCATGAAAGCATCAAAGAAGCTTTCGACGGCATCGGCATTGAGTTTGACAACTTCTCCGGAACAGCCCGTGAGGAGCATTATCAGTTATCACAGGAGTTCTTTAGCGATCTGTATAAAAAGGGACACATACAGCCAAAAACAACTTTGCAGTTTTACTGCGAACACGATAAACGCTATCTGCCCGATCGCTATGTAGAGGGAATCTGCCCGGTCTGTGGCGCTGAAGCCGCACGGGGTGACCAATGTGACAAATGTGGACAGACCTATGAAACTACTTCGCTGAAGAGTCCACACTGCAAGATATGCGGAAATAAGCCGATAATCCGGGAAACCAAGCATTGGTTCTTTCATCTGGCACACTTTACAGATCAACTGAAAGAGTGGATATCCCACAAAAGCTACTGGAAAGAGAACGTACGCAACTTCATGCTGAACCTCTTGGAGCAAGGCTTGATCGAGCGTTCGATAACACGGGACCTCAGCTGGGGAGTACCTGTGCCACTGCCCGAAGCAGAAGGCAAAGTGCTGTATGTATGGTTCGATGCGCCAATTGGCTACATTTCCTCCACTGTGGAATGGGCAAAACGAATCGGCCAGCCGGAGCGCTGGAAAGACTATTGGTTGGACAAAGATACGCAGTTGATCCACTTCATCGGCAAAGACAATATCATCTTCCATGCCTTGATCTGGCCTGCCATGCTGATGGGTCAGGATCTTCAGTATTGTCTCCCTCACGACATTCCCGCCAATGAATTTATGAATCTGGAGGGGGATAAGATCTCTACATCTCGCAACTGGGCGATCTGGGTGGATGAATTCGTGCACGATTTTAATGGCGAATATCTGCGTTACTATCTGGCTACAAACGCTCCCGAGCGGCAAGATACAGATTTTAGTTTCAAAGATTTCCAAATGAAGATAAACGGCGAATTGAACAATGTATTGGGAAATCTCGCCAATCGCGTGTTTGCCTTTGCACAAAAACATTTTGAGGGTATCATCTCTCCCATCGAAGGCGATGAAGAGTGTAGCGCGATCATCAGCGAAGCCGATAGAAACTTGGCAGATATCAGCGCTTCCTATCGGGATTATCAGGTAAAACGCAATACCAGGGCAATCATGGATATAGCGCGTATGGGCAATCGTTTCTTTGACGAACGCAAACCCTGGGTGGCAATCAAAGAAGACCACAAACACGTGCAACAAACGCTGTGGGTATGCGCTGAATTGTTGCACAAAATCAGCATCGCCCTTTCCCCCATTTTACCCAAGCATATGCTGAAGCTTCGGGAAATGATGTCTTTACCACCCATCCAAAACTGGGAAGATGCATTTGTATGCTCGCAGATTACTTTACGAGACGTCTCTCCCCTATTTATCAAGATCGAAGATGCCGCCATTGAAGCAGCATTAGCCAAATTACACAAGAGTACCATAGTATCCCCAAAAACAGAGTATCTTCCTGTGAAACCAGAGATCACCTACGATCAGTTCAGTGCCATGGACCTGCGTTTAGCCATAGTATTGGAAGCATCCCCCGTACCCAAGACCGATAAACTATTGAGACTAAAAGTGGATCTTGGGTTTGAAACCAGAGAGTTGGTTGCAGGTATCGCAGAATCTTACAAAGCAGAGGATATCCTTGGCAAAACCGTGGTAATGCTGGTGAATCTGCAAGCCCGCAAGATCAGGGGCATAGTATCCAACGGCATGATTCTTGCTGCTCACGATGAATCGGGCTTGCACGTAGTCTTGCCGGATGGAGGATACCCCGGTTCCCCGGTACAATAATGCGCAAGTTTCCGGTCTTCCTGCTATTTGGTATTTCTCTGCTCTTCGGGGCTGAAATCCGGAATGGCATGTTGTATCTGGAAATCAATCTCGCCAGCGCACAGCACTTGCAACTGGATGCTGGCCATTTGGTGCTAAGCGATAAAGATCAACTTTTTACGCAAGACTTTAGCGGGAAAATCCTGATAGATGTGGTTTCCCCTGAACAGGACAACCAATATGGGATCATCGAGCATGTAGGAACTGCTGCCGATATCTACGATAATGATGCCGTTATAAACAGCTATTTTGTGTGGGAAGATGACCAATTGTTGTTAAAACATGAATACTGGTTTTTCTTACCCGATAGCTTCAAAGACCTGGAAGCCGCCCAATCCTACGCAGCCAGCATGAACTATCCACTCAGCCGGGTCCAGTCCATTCCGATTGTAAACTCCACATTGAGGATCGTAGGGCAAGACGGTAAAGAGTCTTATTTTGAAAGCCCGCTGAACATTCAGTCTTCAAAAGAAATGTGGCTTAACGGTCTCCCTTATGAAGGCGAGTTTGTACTAAAAATCAGAAGCGGCAAGCTGGTATTGAATCAGATCCTGCCCATAGAAGAATATATTGCTGGAGTAATCCCAAACGAGATAGGCTCCAATAGTCCTCTGGAAGCCCTGAAGGCTCAGGCTGTTGCAGCCCGTACTCACGCTGTAAGCTTGCTGCTCAATAACCGCCATTCAGCTGATGGTTACGATCTTTGCAATACTACTCATTGTCAGGTTTACAAAGGCAAGCACCTCCGCAACGAGATAATAGAGGAAGCTGTAGTACAAAGCGCAGGAGAGATCATTGTATCCGATCAACATATAGCCGATGCCACTTATCACAGTAGCTGCGGAGGGAAGACGGATTCTTCCCAGGATATCTGGAAAGGCGCCTACATCCCTCATTTAGGTGGATCGACCTGCATTCCCGCAGCCGAAGAGCTCGATCTATCCCAAGAGCGTGACCTAACTGCATGGATAAGTAGCAAAGTAGACAGCTCCGGGATGAGCTCCTGGGAAGTATCCTCTATGGTTTGGCAGCGCAGCATTAGCAAAGCAAAAGTGGCCGCAAACACTGGCTTGGACAGCATAAAGAGTATCGAAATACTCAATCGCGGGCACTCCGGCAGAATCTTGAAGCTGCGCATTACCGGAGATCGCAGTATAGTTCTGGACGGAGAGTACAAGATCAGGCAAGCCTTTGGTATGTTGCCATCTTCGATGTTTGTGTTCAAAGGAGCAGCAGGAAGTAAAGCTTATTACCCCGGAAACAGCATTACCATAATGGGTAGAGGTTCCGGACATGGAGTAGGTATGTGTCAAGTGGGCGCTCTGCGCAAAGCTCGCAAGGGAGAAGATTACACCAGTATCTTACAATGCTACTATCCCGGCACAGAAATCAAGAATATCCGGATGGAAGATGACTGAACCTGAAGGCCGCTTACTATGCGGAAGCATTGCCGCCGACCAGTTTCGCTTGTTTGCTACCAATACTACATCCATCGTTCAAAAGGCACGGGATTTTCACGATTTGTATCCCCTGTCCGCTATCATGATGGGGCGCCTGATCACGGCAGTAGCGTTGATGAGCGGAGATTTGAAAGCTCCCAGCTCTGAGATCGCATTGCGGATAGACGCAGAAGGCCCCTTGAAAGGAGCGATCGCACTTATCAACAAAGAAGGCGACATCAAAGCCTATGCTTTTGAACCGCATTTGTGGTTCCAGGAGTCCGAGGCCAACCTACAAGTGGGAAAACACTTGATACCCGGTACTTTGAGTGTGATCCGTCAGAGTGGGCTCAAAGCGCCTTATACCGGACAGGTACGGTTGCTGGATGGTGAAATTGCCTCTGATGTAGCCGCTTATTATCAGCAAAGTGAACAGACCGCAACAGCGGTGAACTTGGGTGTGTTGATCGATCCCAGTGCTGCTATTCGCTCTGCGGGAGGAGTACTGATCCAGCAACTTCCCAATGCCGATCCAGCTCTGGCAGAACTCATCAGTTCAAACCTGCTACAAACACCAAATTTGTCGGATTTGATGGACATGGGCTTATCGATAGAAGAAATCTTGGATAGGTTCATACTGAAAGGTTTGCCCTGGAAAATCAATAAAGAAATGATGCTGAGATACCATTGCGATTGCAGCCGTGAAAGATTTGCCCGCGCTTTAATGCTCTTGGGCCAAAAGGAACTGATGAGCCTGCGTGACGGCATCGCTCCGGTTTGTCATTATTGTAACAAGACTTATGAATTTAGCGCCACAGACATTGATAACCTTATAAAAGCTTTGGATAAACATGATGAAACATAATGGACTAATCTGCATACTCTGCATAGCATTACTTTTCAGCCCGCTCTGGGCGGGTGTGGATGGCGATGACCTGCGTTTCCTTTTGGATAAGGAACAATTTCAACTAATCCGCAAATATGAGGATGACTTTTTACAACTAAAGTATTCCCAAAACCGTGAAGACAGGCAAAACCTCCTGGAATATGCTCAACGGATTAAGAACCTGTCTCTTGCCTCTGAAATGCACTACCTTTTGGCACGGGATTTTGCTTCCCTGGAAGATGCTCTGCAATGGCTGCTACTGCAAAGCGTGGAACCGGACAGCAGCAGCACCCTGATCCGTACAGTAGTATTGAGCAACAGCTTCACCAACCGGGCGGATTCCCTGGTCTTTGCCCATTATACCACGGAGAATCAAGACGATGACATTTTGGAGTTGATCAAAAGTTTACCGGAATACAACGGTATCATAGAAGCCAGCGCCAAGAGTGTGATGGATGAGTTATCGACCCAAGTGAGCAGTTACGATGCCCTGGAACTGATTGCATCCTTCAAAGAGAGCTATCCACATTCCATCTGGCACCAAGCCGCATATTATTACGAACTATATCATTTGGCTCAATTGAAGGACTGGGATGCTATGTTAAAGTGCATGGACGATAATCGGTTCCGCTCTGCAGCTCATGCCTACATCAGCAGCCTCTACATCCTGGGGCCGTCCTTTCGCAGAGAAATGAAGGATAAAAAAGAAAACAAAGAACTCTTGCAATATGCCACGCAATGCCTGCATTATGCCCTCAACAGCGACAAAGCAAATATCCTCTTTGATGAATACGATACCAAAGAATGGGAACACAGGGTAAAGCTGCAGATAGCTAAGGCAAACTACTACACACAGATATCTTCAAAAGGCTTTTACGGCGATGAAGAGGAGCTATGCGGCATCTTTCGGAAACCCTCAAGATTGCAGCGCCGAGAGCTGGATTTTCTGGATCACATCAGCTTTACCCACAACGACCGGGGTGAACTGGCAGAATTGCACTTCTGGCGCGGCAGATACCTCAGTTTATTCTCTGGTAGCAAGTATCCGCAAAAAGCCATGCGGGAATTTGGTAAATGTCTGATAATGGGCTCTCCCAGGAACCAATATGATGTAGAGGCAAGTGACGCTATCGCCAATATATTGGCGCGCAAAAAGATAAATAACGATCCCATCAGCTATCTGCGCGATCTGTTCGGCTATAAAGGCATCGTCTTTGAAGATAGTCACGCCATGGATGCAAAACGCTATACCAGAGCAGCTCTGGCCGATTATGATAACGATGGTTTGATCGATATTTTGTTCAATGGTAAGTATATCTATAGAAACCTGGGTGATTTCGCCTTCGAAGCCCACCCGGATAGCCTTGTGTATCAGAGTCTGAAAAGCAGCGGAGGTGTCTGGGCGGATTTTAACCTGGACGGCGCGCTGGACTTTGTAAGCATATCCCACTCCCTGGAAGGAGACGGCGATGCCCTGATGAAACAAAATCCCGATAAAGACTTTATAAAGGTAAATGCCAAAGCCGGCGATATAGATGACAAGATGCCTTCCGAAGGAGCCGCTTTCGTAGACATTGATGGCAGCGGATATCCATCGCTATATGTGGCGAATTATGAGGTATGGCAAAGCCGTAGCGGTTATCCGGACTCCTTCTGGAGGAATAATAATGGCTATTTTGAAGATCACAGCAACAAAAGCGGTATCCTGCTTCCAGCTTATACCGACAATCCTGGACTTGCCGGCAGAGGAGTAGCACCAGCAGATTTTGATAACGATGGCCACCAGGAAATCTATGTCTCAAACTACCGATTGAACCGCAATTTCCTTTTTGAACAGGCAGACACATTGTTCGTAGATGTAGCAGCGTTGTATGGTGTTTCTGGCAAATACAAAAACGGCTATTATGGACACAGCATCGGTGCGGATTGGGGCGATTTTGACAACGATGGTGATCTGGATCTCATCGTGGCAAATCTGGCGCATCCCAGATTCATCAATATTTCAGATAAAACGATGCTGTATC is part of the Candidatus Cloacimonadota bacterium genome and encodes:
- a CDS encoding aminotransferase class III-fold pyridoxal phosphate-dependent enzyme encodes the protein MADKLNLSKSMAMYEEAQTLVPGAVAGIRRPYNFVQGEYPIYFDSGNGGRVTDVDGNEYIDYLCAYGPIIIGYREAEIDHAVQKQVNDKGFCFSLTQPQQSELVRKLQKVIPSCEMAALVKTGSDATTIAIRVARAYTGKTKIARCGYHGWHDWCVEVKGGIPEKLYEDVLEFHYNDLDGLEAILKANKDDMAAIIVTPVGHPMAAPVQMPKPGYLEGVRALADKYNALLIFDEIRSGFRVSLGGAQEYFGVTPDLSTFGKAMANGYAIAALVGKRDPMMVLADKVFLSSTFFPNSDSIVAALKTIEILERDKVLDVIKAKGEKFAAEVQKVIDESSMPVEFSGAPWMPFITFPKDENGLYKKLRTEFYTQLIRRKVFLQPYHHGYICYRHTEEDLAYTVASIKESLHELKRMI
- a CDS encoding CTP synthase gives rise to the protein MAKYIFVMGGVLSSLGKGIATASIGLLLKSMGYKVVLQKFDPYLNVDPGTMSPFQHGEVFVTDDGAETDLDLGHYERFVDEALSSASSCSAGQIYESVIMNERKGTYLGKTVQVIPHVTNEIKRRITRLSEDKDIVITEIGGTVGDIESLPFLEAVRQLRLDLGVHNTLNILLTYVPYIKTAGELKTKPSQHSAYKLREIGIQPDILLCRSEKTFDDEIYSKIALFTNVPKESVINAIDVKCVYEIPLIYQKANLPAIICRHFNMESPEVDLEDWQHFLTNQQNSEGEVNIAVCGKYVKHHDAYKSVVEALMHAAANQRKKLNIKWVDSERNFKPTDLDNELKDIDGILIPGGFGIRGIEGKINIANFARTRNIPLLGICLGMQVMAIEYARNVCKLSDANSTEFDEMNPHPVIHLMEDQRYIDLVGGSMRLGAYKCKISPDSLAHRAYGSLLISERHRHRYEFNNDYREILSSAGLKLSGVSEEDLLVEILEYPGNDFYLGVQFHPEFKSRPNRPHPLFVELVKASIKG
- a CDS encoding aspartate kinase, producing the protein MAIIVKKFGGTSVGSVELIRSIAKKLAKSYHRGDQLVVVVSAMAKTTDNLFSLAYEISTHPSRREMDMLLTAGERISMSLLSLSLYEEGIPSISFTGSQSGIITDDHHGNAKILKVNAFRIHEELAKDKVVIVAGFQGVSTTKEITTLGRGGSDTSAVALACYLGADKCEIYTDVAGVYSADPRIVPQARFIPEIGYLDMLALSYNGSKVLHPRAVEFACRYKVRVEIKSSFTFEAGTLIKQEENPKDSQMEERIVTAIAHKDNILRYRIATDSGVLQLLEKWHNEIYKINMVEQALELYIEEKYESEVDYILQESKISITDKSRDIGFVILVGLGLAADPAFIARVLKLCANSHLTRISHSERSVELMLPAPQVAKTVASLHQEFFGDKV
- the metG gene encoding methionine--tRNA ligase, translating into MKYIVTSALPYANGKLHVGHVAGAYLPADIFVRYLRLQKEDVIYICGTDEHGTPISISADKEGVPAIDVVKRYHESIKEAFDGIGIEFDNFSGTAREEHYQLSQEFFSDLYKKGHIQPKTTLQFYCEHDKRYLPDRYVEGICPVCGAEAARGDQCDKCGQTYETTSLKSPHCKICGNKPIIRETKHWFFHLAHFTDQLKEWISHKSYWKENVRNFMLNLLEQGLIERSITRDLSWGVPVPLPEAEGKVLYVWFDAPIGYISSTVEWAKRIGQPERWKDYWLDKDTQLIHFIGKDNIIFHALIWPAMLMGQDLQYCLPHDIPANEFMNLEGDKISTSRNWAIWVDEFVHDFNGEYLRYYLATNAPERQDTDFSFKDFQMKINGELNNVLGNLANRVFAFAQKHFEGIISPIEGDEECSAIISEADRNLADISASYRDYQVKRNTRAIMDIARMGNRFFDERKPWVAIKEDHKHVQQTLWVCAELLHKISIALSPILPKHMLKLREMMSLPPIQNWEDAFVCSQITLRDVSPLFIKIEDAAIEAALAKLHKSTIVSPKTEYLPVKPEITYDQFSAMDLRLAIVLEASPVPKTDKLLRLKVDLGFETRELVAGIAESYKAEDILGKTVVMLVNLQARKIRGIVSNGMILAAHDESGLHVVLPDGGYPGSPVQ
- a CDS encoding SpoIID/LytB domain-containing protein, yielding MRKFPVFLLFGISLLFGAEIRNGMLYLEINLASAQHLQLDAGHLVLSDKDQLFTQDFSGKILIDVVSPEQDNQYGIIEHVGTAADIYDNDAVINSYFVWEDDQLLLKHEYWFFLPDSFKDLEAAQSYAASMNYPLSRVQSIPIVNSTLRIVGQDGKESYFESPLNIQSSKEMWLNGLPYEGEFVLKIRSGKLVLNQILPIEEYIAGVIPNEIGSNSPLEALKAQAVAARTHAVSLLLNNRHSADGYDLCNTTHCQVYKGKHLRNEIIEEAVVQSAGEIIVSDQHIADATYHSSCGGKTDSSQDIWKGAYIPHLGGSTCIPAAEELDLSQERDLTAWISSKVDSSGMSSWEVSSMVWQRSISKAKVAANTGLDSIKSIEILNRGHSGRILKLRITGDRSIVLDGEYKIRQAFGMLPSSMFVFKGAAGSKAYYPGNSITIMGRGSGHGVGMCQVGALRKARKGEDYTSILQCYYPGTEIKNIRMEDD
- a CDS encoding Hsp33 family molecular chaperone HslO — encoded protein: MTEPEGRLLCGSIAADQFRLFATNTTSIVQKARDFHDLYPLSAIMMGRLITAVALMSGDLKAPSSEIALRIDAEGPLKGAIALINKEGDIKAYAFEPHLWFQESEANLQVGKHLIPGTLSVIRQSGLKAPYTGQVRLLDGEIASDVAAYYQQSEQTATAVNLGVLIDPSAAIRSAGGVLIQQLPNADPALAELISSNLLQTPNLSDLMDMGLSIEEILDRFILKGLPWKINKEMMLRYHCDCSRERFARALMLLGQKELMSLRDGIAPVCHYCNKTYEFSATDIDNLIKALDKHDET
- a CDS encoding CRTAC1 family protein → MKHNGLICILCIALLFSPLWAGVDGDDLRFLLDKEQFQLIRKYEDDFLQLKYSQNREDRQNLLEYAQRIKNLSLASEMHYLLARDFASLEDALQWLLLQSVEPDSSSTLIRTVVLSNSFTNRADSLVFAHYTTENQDDDILELIKSLPEYNGIIEASAKSVMDELSTQVSSYDALELIASFKESYPHSIWHQAAYYYELYHLAQLKDWDAMLKCMDDNRFRSAAHAYISSLYILGPSFRREMKDKKENKELLQYATQCLHYALNSDKANILFDEYDTKEWEHRVKLQIAKANYYTQISSKGFYGDEEELCGIFRKPSRLQRRELDFLDHISFTHNDRGELAELHFWRGRYLSLFSGSKYPQKAMREFGKCLIMGSPRNQYDVEASDAIANILARKKINNDPISYLRDLFGYKGIVFEDSHAMDAKRYTRAALADYDNDGLIDILFNGKYIYRNLGDFAFEAHPDSLVYQSLKSSGGVWADFNLDGALDFVSISHSLEGDGDALMKQNPDKDFIKVNAKAGDIDDKMPSEGAAFVDIDGSGYPSLYVANYEVWQSRSGYPDSFWRNNNGYFEDHSNKSGILLPAYTDNPGLAGRGVAPADFDNDGHQEIYVSNYRLNRNFLFEQADTLFVDVAALYGVSGKYKNGYYGHSIGADWGDFDNDGDLDLIVANLAHPRFINISDKTMLYRNDGLCSRAIEADTLYYWQFSDVTAESGIKYDELHAEPLFFDADNDGYLDIYITSVYENDRSYLYHNNQDGTFTDITYLSGSRVYNGWSCATADINRDGLTDLVIGSGNGTKILSNVTLNSNKALYLKPVHKDGGIELIEVNKDTPIHPNSPAFGCRVVLTYLDKKGKEHSLIRELSSAKGSTTQNSPELHFGIGQNKVKAYEIWRP